The Magnolia sinica isolate HGM2019 chromosome 10, MsV1, whole genome shotgun sequence genome includes a window with the following:
- the LOC131217291 gene encoding heavy metal-associated isoprenylated plant protein 41-like: protein MGTGKGRKESGEKWIQHYCSSHKILLVGEGDFSFSASLAKAFGSATNMVATSHDSKGPSSHSSIFALRHQKLLSGFFQSAREMLTDIGEVHVSHRNDDPYNRWKLEKLAKRVGLVLEERVEFRKSDYPGYHNKRGGGIKSNQKFPLNESFTFKFSLRDCSTMQQSRTSTSGCDDISEALAYLKLELMAYNDSVSLLIFYF, encoded by the exons ATGGGAACAGGCAAAGGGAGGAAAGAGAGCGGAGAGAAATGGATACAGCACTACTGCAGCTCTCACAAGATACTACTAGTAGGAGAGGGAGATTTCTCTTTCTCTGCCTCTCTTGCAAAGGCCTTTGGTTCAGCTACTAACATGGTGGCAACTTCACATGATTCAAAAG GTCCATCAAGTCATTCTTCTATTTTTGCACT GCGACACCAGAAACTCCTATCTGGTTTCTTCCAGAGTGCACGTGAGATGCTGACCGACATTGGAGAAGTGCACGTGTCCCACCGGAACGATGACCCTTACAACCGTTGGAAGTTGGAGAAGCTAGCCAAAAGAGTGGGCCTTGTGTTGGAGGAACGTGTGGAATTTAGGAAGTCTGACTATCCAGGCTACCATAATAAAAGGGGTGGTGGAATTAAAAGCAACCAAAAGTTCCCTTTGAATGAGAGCTTCACCTTCAAGTTCTCGTTAAGGGATTGTTCAACCATGCAACAAAGTAGGACATCAACGAGTGGCTGTGATGATATTAGCGAGGCTTTGGCCTACTTAAAGCTAGAACTCATGGCTTACAATGACTCGGTGAGTTTGCTGATCTTTTACTTTTAA
- the LOC131217292 gene encoding disease resistance protein RPM1-like gives MGGLGKTTLARKVYDSERLKIAHFQAFVWSQTFIIENIFRSILMQICRVSKEEAKSMNKDELIENMRVHLQQKRYVIVLDDLWKVDDCKCIRVGLPDDECVSRIMVTSCKSEVAAACVQTSDHVYNLSPLSPEESWALFCKKALQYDLGGNCPPHLKQISETFMQKCGGLPLSIEAIGSLLWTKNKTLPEWQKLYNSLGLQIETSDSLTSMNQILSLSYNDFPYYLKTCFIYVSIFLEDYLIKPMTLIQLCIAEAFVEKKKEGITLDKLAYDYLHELVNRSLIQAASYTDYGALKTCCVHDVVREIILSKAREEKFLTFQSGGKVNDKTRRLTLHDHGEISPENDLLLKVLDLEDTGIDEFSSEIVNLFHLRYTVALSTQWIANNITPTLRDSEESTETCTIS, from the exons ATGGGCGGTCTGGGCAAAACAACTCTGGCAAGAAAAGTCTATGACAGTGAACGGCTGAAAATTGCACACTTCCAAGCTTTTGTTTGGTCGCAGACGTTCATCATTGAAAATATCTTCAGAAGCATTCTAATGCAAATTTGTAGGGTCAGTAAAGAAGAAGCGAAATCAATGAACAAGGATGAACTAATCGAGAATATGAGGGTCCATTTACAGCAAAAGAGGTATGTAATTGTTCTTGACGATCTATGGAAGGTAGATGATTGCAAATGTATAAGAGTTGGATTACCCGATGATGAATGTGTAAGTAGGATCATGGTCACCAGCTGCAAAAGCGAGGTGGCTGCTGCTTGTGTTCAAACTTCTGACCATGTTTACAATctttcaccattgtctcctgaagAAAGTTGGGCTCTCTTTTGTAAGAAGGCATTGCAATATGACTTGGGTGGAAATTGTCCTCCTCACTTGAAGCAAATATCTGAAACATTCATGCAAAAATGTGGAGGATTGCCTCTATCAATAGAAGCCATAGGTAGTCTTCTGTGGACTAAGAATAAAACTCTTCCGGAATGGCAGAAACTGTATAATAGCCTCGGCCTCCAGATAGAAACCAGTGATAGCCTGACAAGTATGAATCAAATACTATCGTTGAGTTACAATGATTTTCCATACTACCTCAAGACTTGTTTCATATATGTAAGCATTTTTCTAGAAGATTATTTGATCAAACCCATGACATTAATTCAGCTATGCATAGCGGAAGCgtttgtagaaaaaaaaaaggaaggcatAACATTGGATAAGCTTGCTTATGATTACCTCCATGAGCTTGTCAACAGGAGCTTGATCCAAGCGGCATCGTATACAGATTATGGGGCACTCAAAACTTGTTGTGTCCATGATGTCGTGCGTGAGATCATTCTTTCTAAAGCTAGGGAGGAGAAATTCCTGACATTCCAAAGTGGAGGAAAAGTAAATGATAAAACACGGCGCCTGACCCTACATGACCATGGGGAGATTTCTCCAGAGAATGACTT GTTGCTGAAGGTTTTGGATTTAGAGGATACAGGTATAGATGAATTTTCAAGTGAGATTGTAAATCTATTCCATTTAAG GTATACGGTGGCTTTATCAACCCAATGGATTGCAAATAACATTACCCCAACGTTAAG AGATTCCGAGGAATCAACGGAGACGTGCACGATCTCTTGA